The sequence AGAATTGAGAAAACTTATTGCTAGAAGAAAATATAATCATTAATAAAAATAACCTAGAACTAGCAATTGGTAGACTATTTCTGTTCTACTCAAAACTGATTTTAGGTTATTTTTCTTAAAACTATTTAAATATTAAATAATTATCTTGACATAAAAAGACATCTTTCCTTAACATGAAATCGTGTACATTATTTTAATGGAGGTTTTTATGAAAAAAATAGTAGTTAATGGAATAGATGGAAACTTTGGTTCATTAGTAGCAAATTACGTACAAAAATTGATTCCAAAAGAATATTTAGTATTTACAGCTCCTCGTGAGGATAAATTAAAGAAGTATTCTGATCAAGGAATCAAAACTGCCGTAGCTGATTTTAATAATCCTGATACTTTAGTATCAGCTTATAAAAATGCAGATAAAGTACTATTAATTTCAATGCCCTTTGTTGGTAAAAAACGTCGTCAAGCACACAAAAATGTTGTTAATGCCTGTGTCAAAGCACACGTTGGTCAAGTAATTTATACTTCAGTACTATCCGCTGGCAATCCTTTTAATCCAAGCGTAGAAAATGCAGACCATGGTTATACTGAGTCTATTATTCAAAATACAGATTTGGACTACATTTTCTTACGCAATTCTTTGTTTGCTGAAGCATTCATTTCAGATTATATGCGTGCCGTTAATGGTAATGAGGACAGTATCGAAAAGAATATGGGTGATGGTAAAGTTTGGTTCATATCAAGACGAGATGCTGCTTTAAGTGCTGCTTGTGCTTTGAATAACGATTTATTACACCGTGCTATTTTAAATATTAACGGAATCGAACCATTTACTTATGATAAATTCTTAAAGATTGGTAATGAAACTACTGGCAACAATATTAAATACGTTAGAAAAACTGATCAGGAATTATACGATTACTTTGATAGTATTGGTGTCCCACGTGATACTAATGGCGACTTTTCAAAGAGTCCTATTCAAGCAACTTCTGAAGGAATGGTAACATTCGGTACCACTGTCAGAGAAGGATATTTAGACGTTCCTGTTAGTGACTTTAGTAAACTAACAGGTCATAGTCCAATCACTATTAAACATATGTTTGAAAATAAAGATGACTTTCTATTGGGAGATCGTCATTCTACAGAAAAGTAATATAAAAAGTTCATTGACTTATTAAATTGAGAAAATAAGTCAATGAACTTTTTTAGTAATTCTCTAGTTTCCACATATACCTTCTTTTACTAAGTGGATGCTTTCTTGCCTTAGAAAGCTCTTCTGCATAGACTCTCATAACTCCTGTTAATACCAACGGATCAAAATAATCGACTATTTCCGAACTCATTTTACTATCTAACCAAAAATCTTTAGCATCAATTACAGTATATTTTGCATTGTATTTTTGGAAAAACTCTAGTGCCCTGGCATCCAAATGACGGGTTTTACCATCGGACATGAACAACAAATATGGTGCATCTTTTACCGTTAATTCAAATGGTCCATGGAAGTACTCCCCACTATCTAGAATTGGACTAGAAATCCATTGCATTTCCATAAAAATAAAGTTAGCTGTAGAATATCCAACTCCATAATTTGCTCCGCTTGCTAATGTATATATCGTGGATTCATCTTTATACTTTTTTCCAAATTCAATAGCTTCTTTTTTAACACTATCTGCTGCAAAGTTGGTAATATCATCTACTACGTCAAGTCCTTGTTTCATTTTACTGTATAAATCGAATCCTTCCACTTGCTGTAGAAATTCAACAGCAAGCCCTAAAGCATTCTTTTGCTTAGCAGCTTTTGATGCATAGTCTTCAAAGAAAGAATGAACCACCGTATAATCGGCATCTTTTGTAAGACTAGATTCTGGAACATGAGTTAATGCAATAGTATGACACCCTAAAGATTCAGCTTTTTTAACAGCATGAACCGATTCTTTAGTCTCACCACTAAGTGAAGCAACAATGACAGCAGCAGTTTTATTAGCTAATTTAGGATGTGAATAATTGAATTCATTTGCTTGGATCCATTCAACATGGAGGTTAAGGGCATTTTGTTTTAAAAAATATGCCGCTCCATATAATTCTGACAAAGAAGCACCACATCCAACAAAGAAAATACTTTTTAAATCAGATTGCTTTTTTAAAATATTAGAAACAATTTCCTTTAAATTATTTTGTGTTGTGTAACTAACCATAATTAATTTGCCTCCATTTTATATTATGTTATATAACGTTATACTTACTTGGGATTTTTTCCGGATTATTAAAAGAACCATGTCGTTGTACTTGTTGAGATGCGTATTCAGCAGCAAATTTTAACGATTCTTCAATACAATCTGTTTCCTTATACTTTATTACAAAACTCGTGATGAATGCATCACCAGCTCCCATTGTATCCACGACAGTGACCTTAACGGGCTTTTGAATATACCTTTTAGAGTCGTGAAAGAAGTACGCACCATATGATCCACGCGTGATTAAAATATCCATAATACCAAAAGAATTAATTTCTTTAACCATCTTAGAGATATTTTGATCAGACATTGAGCCAACCGAAAAACAAGCAATATCTATATATTGAGCAATTCTCTTAATATCATTGATTTCATATAAATCGGAAAAATCATAAATGAGGGTTGGTCCTTTAATATTCGTCAAATATTGATTAGCATTACCGTTAATATTGAAATGAACAATATCAAACTGATTGATATAATCAATATCCCGTGAGGTCATGTTCAGGCCTTGTTTCAATACCCCACCATTATTGCTATCAATGAAGACTCTATCGTGGTTCTTCAATGCCACTCTTGATCGCCCATTTTCTCCGTTTAACGTGTGGCTATGTGAGATATCTATATTCAATTTATTTAATGCTCTTTTTGCATAATTGGCGATTTCATCAGTACCAAAGTTACCAATAAAAGAAGATTTTACTCCTAATTCTCGTGCAAAATTTGAAAAATTTAATGCATTTCCTCCGAGATACATTTTTCCTTGATCTAAATACATATCGACAACATTGTCTCCAACACCAATAACTTTCATTAAATACATACCTCCCCTATTTTGAATCGACTATAAAGCTTACTTTATTAGGGTCATAATACATAACAGCAAAATAGATTGGTTGATTTTCAGTATCATACACTGTTCTTTCTAGTTGAAATAATGGAGAACCTAAAACCACGTTTAATTTTTTTGCCATATCACTAGTTGCGAATGTAAGGTTTATTTGTTGATGACTATGACCTTGGCTAACATGATATGTATCCTTTAACAAATTACTGATTGAAACATCACTAGTTATTTTTTTATCCAAATCAGGAAATATCTCCGTTGGATAAAATCCAATCTCAAGTCCGTCATTGTTTTTTTCAAAGTGCATTATTCTCTGAACTTTTAAAATTTTAGACTCTTCACTAGTATGTAGGTTACTTCTTACTTTAATAGTTGCATTCTCATAGCTAATTTCAATTACTTTGCGAGAA comes from Companilactobacillus pabuli and encodes:
- a CDS encoding NAD(P)H-binding protein, which codes for MKKIVVNGIDGNFGSLVANYVQKLIPKEYLVFTAPREDKLKKYSDQGIKTAVADFNNPDTLVSAYKNADKVLLISMPFVGKKRRQAHKNVVNACVKAHVGQVIYTSVLSAGNPFNPSVENADHGYTESIIQNTDLDYIFLRNSLFAEAFISDYMRAVNGNEDSIEKNMGDGKVWFISRRDAALSAACALNNDLLHRAILNINGIEPFTYDKFLKIGNETTGNNIKYVRKTDQELYDYFDSIGVPRDTNGDFSKSPIQATSEGMVTFGTTVREGYLDVPVSDFSKLTGHSPITIKHMFENKDDFLLGDRHSTEK
- a CDS encoding PfkB family carbohydrate kinase, with the translated sequence MKVIGVGDNVVDMYLDQGKMYLGGNALNFSNFARELGVKSSFIGNFGTDEIANYAKRALNKLNIDISHSHTLNGENGRSRVALKNHDRVFIDSNNGGVLKQGLNMTSRDIDYINQFDIVHFNINGNANQYLTNIKGPTLIYDFSDLYEINDIKRIAQYIDIACFSVGSMSDQNISKMVKEINSFGIMDILITRGSYGAYFFHDSKRYIQKPVKVTVVDTMGAGDAFITSFVIKYKETDCIEESLKFAAEYASQQVQRHGSFNNPEKIPSKYNVI
- a CDS encoding SIS domain-containing protein, which encodes MVSYTTQNNLKEIVSNILKKQSDLKSIFFVGCGASLSELYGAAYFLKQNALNLHVEWIQANEFNYSHPKLANKTAAVIVASLSGETKESVHAVKKAESLGCHTIALTHVPESSLTKDADYTVVHSFFEDYASKAAKQKNALGLAVEFLQQVEGFDLYSKMKQGLDVVDDITNFAADSVKKEAIEFGKKYKDESTIYTLASGANYGVGYSTANFIFMEMQWISSPILDSGEYFHGPFELTVKDAPYLLFMSDGKTRHLDARALEFFQKYNAKYTVIDAKDFWLDSKMSSEIVDYFDPLVLTGVMRVYAEELSKARKHPLSKRRYMWKLENY
- a CDS encoding GntR family transcriptional regulator, coding for MIKKESVIPLYEQIKNEIIKQISEGTYEPGSKLPSEHELEDEFNTSRITIRRAIDELAKDNYLTKKQGKGTFINAHKVQRNLLNLNSYTNFMLENNSKPSRKVIEISYENATIKVRSNLHTSEESKILKVQRIMHFEKNNDGLEIGFYPTEIFPDLDKKITSDVSISNLLKDTYHVSQGHSHQQINLTFATSDMAKKLNVVLGSPLFQLERTVYDTENQPIYFAVMYYDPNKVSFIVDSK